One Pseudomonas sp. MM213 genomic window, GCTGAGAAGTTGCACCCAGACCTGGCAAGTGGCCCAGGCAGTTAAAACCTGCGAACTGTTCTACACCTCGATCCGCAACCTGACGCCTGGGCAAGCCACGGCCAAATGCGCGACGACGCCGATCAAGGCTCAACTCAAACAGCTCAAGGTCCCCACGCCTGCGACCGCAGTGCCTGCTACGCATCTGTAAAAAACTGAACGGCGTTCCTGCGTGAGCCTTGGCTGACGTGGGAACGCGCGCTTTTCCTCTGTCAGTTATGACAGTAGACCGGTGGTTTTTTTTGCGAGAGTCTTGAGGCGTACCCATGTGCTGCAGGGCTGACAGGATGTCAGCTGACGGAGGTCGCAGCGCCCCGCCGACAAGGATTGTGATGAAACCCCACGCTGAGCAAGGAATCACCTCACCGCCATTCAATGGCATCTATCGGTTTAGAAAGTTGTCCCCTCGACTAGGATTCCCTAACACGGAAGACTTTCAAATCATCAACAATGCTCAGGGAGAGCCGATCGCTGTCGCCGCTTTGCGCGAATTCCCACGGCTCAGCCGAATCTGCCGAATTTCCGGGCATTTGCTGCCCTATCGCTGCCGACACACTCGACAAATGGCACCGGGCATTCATGTCTATGACCCGCGCTTCTGCGGATTGCTTAACCACGCCTGCGACCCCAACGCCTTTCTCGACATGAGTGAACTGTGGTTATGGGCGCTGAAGGACATCAGAAAAGGTGATCGGCTGACGTTGGATTTCGCCATGACGGA contains:
- a CDS encoding SET domain-containing protein-lysine N-methyltransferase, whose protein sequence is MKPHAEQGITSPPFNGIYRFRKLSPRLGFPNTEDFQIINNAQGEPIAVAALREFPRLSRICRISGHLLPYRCRHTRQMAPGIHVYDPRFCGLLNHACDPNAFLDMSELWLWALKDIRKGDRLTLDFAMTEDRLQRQFACRCGCPCCRGWITGYDESPNADGQLYFQNWRR